One Alphaproteobacteria bacterium genomic window, TCCTAAAACCACAAGGATAGAAGGGTCAATTAAATTGATATGTTTTTGAACAAACGGAAAACATGCAGCAATTTCTGAGCTGGTTGGTGCGCGATTCCCAGGTGGACGCCAAAAGATAATATTACTTATATATATATTGTGCGCTCTATCTAATCCAATATGTTCAAACATACGATCCAAAAGTTGCCCGCTTACCCCAACAAAGGGTTTTCCTTGACGATCTTCATCTGCACCAGGTGCTTCACCGATAAGCATAATTTTTGCTTGAGGATTACCATCCGCAAAAACCAAATTTGTTGCGGAATGCTTTAAAGAACATCCTTCAAAATTCTCTAAAGCAAGCCTTAATTCTTTTAAATTTTTAATTGATTCCAAAGGTAAGTCATCATTTGATATGCTTTTTATTGGTAAGGAAGAATTTTTAGCTTCGGATTCTTTTTTTGTACTTTTGGATAATGTATCTATGCCATAAGCCATTTTTGG contains:
- a CDS encoding uracil-DNA glycosylase; translated protein: MVKSYIKSDIITQLLWYQDMGVDEAIGFTPRSWLGSVSINYDRLNHLESLIAEPKMAYGIDTLSKSTKKESEAKNSSLPIKSISNDDLPLESIKNLKELRLALENFEGCSLKHSATNLVFADGNPQAKIMLIGEAPGADEDRQGKPFVGVSGQLLDRMFEHIGLDRAHNIYISNIIFWRPPGNRAPTSSEIAACFPFVQKHINLIDPSILVVLGGIAAKTLLNTNEGITRLRGKWFDYYDPYSLKSIPVLCMYHPAFLLRQPAQKRYAWRDLLALKEKLTLKG